Proteins co-encoded in one Bacillus paramycoides genomic window:
- the dnaN gene encoding DNA polymerase III subunit beta, with protein MRFTIQKDYLVRSVQDVMKAVSSRTTIPILTGIKVVATEEGVTLTGSDADISIESFIPVEEDGKEIVEVTQSGSIVLQAKYFSEIVKKLPKETVEISVENHWMTKITSGKSEFNLNGLDSAEYPLLPQIEEHHVFKVPTDLLKHMIRQTVFAVSTSETRPILTGVNWKVYNSELTCIATDSHRLALRKAKIEGIGDEFQANVVIPGKSLNELSKILDESEEMVDIVITEYQVLFRTKHLLFFSRLLEGNYPDTTRLIPAESKTDIFVNTKEFLQAIDRASLLARDGRNNVVKLSTLEQEMLEISSNSPEIGKVVEEVQCEKVDGEELKISFSAKYMMDALKALDSTEIKISFTGAMRPFLIRTVNDESIIQLILPVRTY; from the coding sequence ATGCGTTTTACAATACAAAAAGACTATCTTGTAAGAAGTGTACAAGATGTAATGAAGGCTGTTTCTTCTCGTACAACAATTCCGATTCTTACAGGAATTAAAGTTGTCGCTACAGAGGAAGGCGTTACATTAACAGGAAGCGATGCTGATATTTCTATTGAATCTTTTATCCCAGTTGAAGAAGATGGAAAAGAAATTGTAGAAGTAACACAATCAGGAAGTATTGTTTTACAAGCAAAGTATTTTAGTGAAATTGTAAAAAAATTACCTAAAGAAACTGTAGAAATTTCTGTAGAAAATCATTGGATGACAAAAATAACTTCTGGAAAATCAGAGTTTAATTTAAATGGTTTAGATTCTGCGGAATATCCATTGTTACCACAAATAGAAGAACATCATGTTTTTAAAGTTCCAACGGATTTACTGAAACATATGATCAGACAAACTGTATTTGCAGTTTCTACTTCTGAAACAAGACCAATCTTGACAGGTGTAAACTGGAAGGTATATAACAGCGAACTAACTTGCATTGCTACAGATAGTCACAGGTTAGCTCTTCGAAAAGCAAAAATCGAAGGTATTGGAGATGAATTTCAGGCGAATGTTGTTATTCCAGGTAAAAGCTTAAATGAATTAAGCAAAATTCTAGATGAGTCTGAAGAAATGGTAGATATCGTTATTACCGAGTATCAAGTATTATTCCGTACAAAACATTTATTATTCTTCTCAAGATTGTTAGAAGGAAATTATCCTGATACAACTCGTTTAATTCCAGCAGAGAGTAAAACAGATATTTTTGTAAATACAAAAGAATTTTTACAAGCAATTGATCGTGCATCCCTTTTAGCGAGAGATGGTCGTAATAATGTTGTAAAATTATCAACTTTAGAACAAGAAATGCTAGAAATTTCCTCGAATTCACCGGAAATCGGAAAAGTAGTAGAAGAAGTTCAATGTGAAAAAGTAGATGGGGAAGAGTTAAAAATATCTTTTAGTGCAAAATATATGATGGATGCACTAAAAGCCTTAGATAGTACTGAAATTAAAATTAGCTTTACTGGAGCAATGAGACCGTTCTTAATTCGTACAGTAAATGATGAGTCCATTATTCAATTAATTTTACCAGTTCGTACTTACTAA
- the yaaA gene encoding S4 domain-containing protein YaaA, whose protein sequence is MKRIKISTEYITLGQFLKLADVIDTGGAVKWFLQEYEVYVNQELENRRGRKLYANDIIEIPGSGSFQVHA, encoded by the coding sequence ATGAAACGTATTAAAATTTCAACAGAGTATATTACACTAGGACAATTTTTAAAGTTAGCCGATGTAATTGATACAGGTGGCGCTGTAAAATGGTTTTTACAAGAATATGAAGTTTACGTAAATCAAGAACTTGAAAATAGAAGAGGTCGCAAATTGTATGCGAACGATATTATTGAAATACCGGGAAGCGGAAGTTTCCAAGTTCATGCATAA
- the recF gene encoding DNA replication/repair protein RecF (All proteins in this family for which functions are known are DNA-binding proteins that assist the filamentation of RecA onto DNA for the initiation of recombination or recombinational repair.): protein MFISEIQLKNYRNYEKLELSFEDKVNVIIGENAQGKTNLMEAIYVLAMAKSHRTSNDRELIRWDEDFGQIKGKLQKRNSSLSLELNISKKGKKAKLNQLEQQKLSQYIGVMNVVMFAPEDLNLVKGSPQVRRRFLDMELGQIAPVYLYELSQYQKVLTQRNHLLKKMQGNSKNEETMLDVFTLQLIEHGTKILQKRFEFLHLLQEWAAPIHRGISRGLEELEIVYKPSVDVSESMDLSKIKEVYYESFQSVKQREIFRGTTLIGPHRDDLQFFVNSKNVQVFGSQGQQRTTALSLKLAEIELIYSEVKEYPILLLDDVLSELDDYRQSHLLNTIQGKVQTFVTTTSVDGIEHETLKEAKTIHVTNGTVDCEIDRA from the coding sequence TTGTTTATTTCAGAAATACAATTAAAAAACTATCGCAATTATGAAAAGTTAGAGCTTTCCTTTGAAGATAAAGTGAATGTGATTATCGGTGAAAACGCACAAGGGAAAACGAATTTGATGGAAGCTATTTATGTTTTAGCGATGGCGAAATCTCATAGAACCTCTAATGATCGTGAGCTTATCCGTTGGGATGAAGATTTCGGTCAAATTAAAGGGAAATTACAAAAGAGAAATAGTTCTTTGTCTTTGGAATTAAATATCTCAAAAAAAGGTAAAAAGGCAAAGTTAAATCAACTTGAACAACAAAAATTGAGTCAATATATTGGCGTGATGAATGTTGTCATGTTTGCCCCAGAAGATTTAAATCTTGTAAAAGGAAGCCCTCAAGTAAGAAGACGCTTTTTAGATATGGAATTAGGCCAAATAGCTCCAGTCTATTTGTATGAATTGAGTCAATATCAAAAGGTGCTCACACAACGAAATCACTTGCTGAAAAAGATGCAAGGGAATAGTAAGAATGAGGAAACGATGTTGGATGTATTTACACTTCAACTTATTGAACATGGTACAAAAATATTGCAAAAGCGCTTTGAATTTTTGCATTTACTACAGGAATGGGCAGCTCCAATTCATCGTGGTATAAGCCGCGGGTTAGAAGAATTAGAAATTGTCTATAAACCAAGTGTAGATGTATCAGAATCAATGGATTTGTCGAAAATAAAAGAAGTATACTATGAAAGTTTTCAATCTGTGAAACAACGTGAAATTTTCCGTGGTACGACTTTAATTGGTCCTCATCGTGATGATTTACAATTCTTCGTTAATAGTAAAAATGTTCAAGTCTTTGGTTCGCAAGGACAACAACGAACGACCGCACTGTCCCTAAAATTAGCTGAAATTGAATTGATTTACTCAGAAGTTAAGGAATATCCGATCCTTCTATTGGATGATGTATTATCAGAATTAGATGATTATCGTCAATCGCATCTGTTAAATACAATTCAAGGAAAAGTGCAAACATTTGTGACAACGACGAGTGTCGACGGAATTGAACACGAAACATTAAAAGAAGCGAAAACAATTCATGTAACGAACGGCACGGTAGATTGTGAAATAGATAGGGCGTAA
- the gyrB gene encoding DNA topoisomerase (ATP-hydrolyzing) subunit B produces the protein MEQKQLEENSYDESQIQVLEGLEAVRKRPGMYIGSTSGKGLHHLVWEIVDNSIDEALAGYCDEINVSIEEDNSILVTDNGRGIPVGIQEKMGRPAVEVIMTVLHAGGKFGGGGYKVSGGLHGVGASVVNALSTELEVFVHRDGKIHYQKYERGIPVADLKVIGDTDKTGTITRFKPDPEIFKETTEYEFDTLATRMRELAFLNRNIKLTIEDKREHKQKKEFHYEGGIKSYVEHLNRSKQPIHEEPVYVEGSKDGIQVEVALQYNEGYTNHIYSFTNNIHTYEGGTHEVGFKTALTRVINDYGRKNNILKDADSNLTGEDVREGLTAIVSIKHPNPQFEGQTKTKLGNSEARTITESVFSEAFEKFLLENPNVARKIIDKGTMAARARVAAKKARELTRRKSALEVSSLPGKLADCSSKDPAISEIYIVEGDSAGGSAKQGRDRHFQAILPLKGKIINVEKARLDKILSNDEVRTIITAIGTNIGGDFDIEKARYHKVIIMTDADVDGAHIRTLLLTFFYRYMRQIIECGYIYIAQPPLFKVQQGKKIQYAYNDKELEKILAELPAQPKPGIQRYKGLGEMNPTQLWETTMDPEVRSLLQVSLQDAIEADETFEILMGDKVEPRRNFIQENAKYVKNLDI, from the coding sequence ATGGAACAAAAACAATTGGAAGAAAATTCGTATGATGAAAGTCAGATACAGGTACTTGAAGGACTAGAAGCAGTTCGAAAACGCCCTGGGATGTATATTGGATCGACAAGTGGAAAAGGACTCCACCATCTTGTGTGGGAAATTGTCGATAATAGTATTGATGAAGCACTTGCAGGGTATTGTGATGAAATTAACGTTAGTATCGAAGAAGATAATAGTATTCTTGTAACGGATAATGGACGTGGTATTCCAGTTGGTATACAAGAAAAAATGGGACGTCCTGCAGTAGAAGTTATCATGACTGTCCTTCACGCTGGAGGTAAATTTGGCGGTGGTGGTTATAAGGTTTCTGGTGGTTTGCATGGTGTTGGTGCATCTGTTGTAAATGCCTTATCAACAGAACTAGAAGTATTTGTACATCGTGATGGGAAAATCCATTACCAAAAGTATGAAAGAGGTATTCCAGTTGCAGATTTAAAAGTCATCGGTGATACAGATAAAACTGGAACAATAACTCGCTTTAAGCCGGACCCAGAGATTTTTAAAGAGACGACAGAATATGAATTTGATACGTTAGCGACTCGTATGCGTGAGCTGGCATTTTTAAATCGTAATATTAAATTAACAATTGAAGATAAGCGTGAGCATAAGCAAAAGAAAGAGTTTCACTATGAAGGTGGAATTAAATCATATGTTGAACATTTAAATCGTTCAAAACAACCAATTCATGAAGAACCTGTATATGTAGAAGGTTCAAAAGATGGTATTCAGGTTGAAGTTGCGCTTCAATATAACGAAGGATATACAAATCATATTTACTCATTTACAAATAATATTCATACGTATGAAGGTGGCACACATGAGGTAGGATTTAAAACTGCCCTAACACGTGTGATCAACGATTATGGTCGTAAAAATAATATTTTAAAAGATGCGGATAGTAATTTAACTGGTGAAGATGTTCGTGAAGGTTTAACAGCAATTGTGTCAATTAAACATCCAAATCCACAATTCGAAGGACAAACGAAGACGAAACTTGGAAATAGTGAAGCAAGAACAATTACAGAGTCAGTATTCTCAGAGGCATTTGAAAAGTTCTTACTAGAAAATCCCAATGTTGCACGTAAAATTATAGATAAAGGTACGATGGCAGCGCGTGCGCGTGTAGCAGCTAAAAAGGCTCGTGAGTTAACTCGCCGAAAGAGTGCTTTAGAAGTTTCAAGTTTACCAGGGAAATTGGCAGACTGTTCTTCTAAAGATCCAGCAATTAGTGAAATTTATATCGTAGAGGGTGACTCTGCGGGCGGATCTGCAAAACAGGGGCGCGATCGTCATTTCCAAGCGATTTTACCGCTGAAGGGTAAAATTATTAATGTTGAAAAGGCACGCTTAGATAAGATTTTATCAAATGATGAAGTTCGTACAATTATTACGGCGATCGGTACAAATATCGGTGGAGACTTCGATATCGAAAAAGCACGCTATCATAAAGTTATTATTATGACCGATGCCGATGTTGATGGTGCACATATTCGTACCCTATTATTAACGTTCTTCTATCGTTATATGCGTCAAATAATTGAGTGTGGTTATATATATATCGCACAGCCACCTTTGTTTAAAGTACAACAAGGTAAGAAAATTCAATATGCTTATAACGATAAAGAACTTGAAAAAATCTTAGCGGAATTACCAGCACAACCTAAGCCAGGGATTCAGCGTTATAAAGGTCTAGGGGAAATGAATCCAACTCAGTTATGGGAGACGACAATGGACCCAGAAGTACGTTCATTACTTCAAGTTTCTCTTCAAGATGCAATTGAA